Proteins encoded in a region of the Diospyros lotus cultivar Yz01 chromosome 9, ASM1463336v1, whole genome shotgun sequence genome:
- the LOC127810487 gene encoding scarecrow-like protein 30, translating into MVMDRQLGSYYNSVNKIESDEEGSSILWDQDFTSGFKGGCVNQNILSFPPCLPDPDSSVLNPASAISSLADSFEDYDFSDEVFKYINQMLMEEDMEEKTCMFQDSAALQAAERAFYDVLVEKCPPSPDHCQINHVDPHTESPNECQSGITCSNYQTSINTCSDSVTCSGLNYDHDEHESPAVRSVAVDRVSQSTSHSSFCSSSAAGTVIDGFVDSPLSTLRIRDMFNDSRSAMQFRRGFEEASKLLPRGYGLYLDSGSKLVKEAKQEGKAVEVKVEKKYEIRYPFDGSRGKKNPHSGGLDLEEGRSNKQSAVYTEGTVRSEMFDMVLLCNGGKSESALREALQSGVKKNIQQNSLLKGSSGGKSGGKKQVVKEDVVDLRTLLTLCAQAVAADEQRRAYELLKQIRQHSSPNGDGMQRMAHYFADGLEARMAGSGNRSYIAVMIKPTSAAEILKAYHLFLSICPFRKLSNFFANKTIMNAAEKATSLHIVDFGVLYGFQWPCFIQRLSSRPGGPPKLRITGIDLPNSGFRPAERVEETGRRLMNYAESFNVPFEFNAIAKKWETIQIEDLKLDKNDVLVVNCQYRFRNLLDETVVLESPRDIVLKLIKKMNPDVYLQGVVNGPYSAPFFVTRFREALFHYSSLFDMLETTVPRDIHERLLIEKQIIGWEAINVIACEGAERIERPETYKQWQVRNMRAGFRQLPLNREIMNTAKERVKTRYHKDFVIDKDGRWMLLGWKGRIVFALSSWKPAY; encoded by the coding sequence ATGGTCATGGACAGACAATTGGGAAGTTATTATAATTCTGTTAATAAGATCGAATCTGATGAAGAAGGTTCTTCGATTCTCTGGGATCAGGATTTTACAAGTGGGTTTAAGGGTGGATGTGTAAATCAGAATATCCTTAGTTTTCCTCCATGTCTACCCGATCCAGACTCTAGCGTCTTAAACCCGGCATCTGCCATATCGAGTTTGGCTGATTCGTTCGAAGACTATGATTTTAGCGATGAGGTTTTTAAGTACATAAATCAGATGCTGATGGAAGAAGATATGGAAGAGAAGACCTGTATGTTTCAAGATTCAGCAGCTCTCCAAGCTGCCGAGAGAGCTTTCTATGATGTCCTTGTGGAGAAGTGTCCCCCTTCTCCCGATCACTGCCAGATTAATCATGTTGATCCACATACTGAAAGCCCAAATGAATGTCAATCTGGCATAACTTGCAGTAACTATCAAACAAGCATCAATACTTGTAGTGACAGTGTTACATGTTCCGGTTTAAATTATGATCATGATGAGCATGAGTCCCCTGCTGTTCGTAGTGTGGCTGTGGATCGTGTTTCACAGTCTACTTCTCATTCGTCCTTCTGCTCATCAAGTGCAGCCGGAACTGTCATCGATGGATTTGTGGATTCACCCCTGAGTACCCTTAGAATTCGTGATATGTTTAATGATAGTCGATCTGCCATGCAATTTAGAAGAGGATTTGAAGAAGCAAGCAAGCTCCTTCCTCGTGGTTACGGTTTGTATCTTGATTCTGGTAGCAAGCTAGTTAAAGAGGCAAAGCAAGAGGGGAAGGCTGTGGAAGTAAAGGTTGAAAAGAAGTACGAGATCCGGTACCCTTTTGATGGTTCAAGGGGGAAGAAGAATCCTCATTCCGGGGGGTTGGATTTGGAGGAAGGAAGGAGTAACAAGCAGTCAGCAGTTTATACTGAAGGAACTGTGAGATCAGAAATGTTCGATATGGTGTTGCTATGTAATGGAGGGAAAAGTGAATCGGCACTTCGTGAAGCGTTGCAGAGTggagtgaaaaaaaatatacagCAAAATAGTTTATTAAAGGGATCTAGCGGTGGGAAGTCCGGTGGCAAGAAACAGGTAGTTAAGGAGGATGTGGTGGATCTTAGAACTCTCTTAACCCTATGTGCACAGGCAGTTGCTGCTGATGAACAGAGAAGAGCCTATGAGCTACTGAAGCAGATCAGGCAACATTCTTCTCCTAATGGGGATGGGATGCAGAGAATGGCCCATTACTTTGCCGACGGTCTGGAAGCACGGATGGCTGGTTCTGGGAACCGAAGTTACATAGCAGTTATGATCAAGCCAACGTCTGCGGCTGAGATTTTGAAAGCTTACCATTTATTTCTTTCGATCTGTCCATTTAGGAAGCTGTCAAATTTCTTTGCAAATAAGACAATCATGAATGCAGCTGAGAAAGCAACCAGCTTGCATATTGTTGATTTTGGTGTTCTTTATGGGTTCCAATGGCCCTGTTTCATACAACGGCTCTCATCTAGGCCTGGTGGACCGCCCAAACTTCGAATTACTGGGATTGACCTTCCAAATTCAGGTTTCCGACCAGCAGAACGGGTTGAGGAGACTGGGAGACGTTTAATGAATTATGCAGAGTCTTTCAATGTTCCATTTGAGTTCAACGCCATAGCAAAGAAGTGGGAAACTATTCAGATTGAGGATCTAAAGCTTGACAAAAATGATGTCCTTGTAGTCAATTGTCAGTATAGGTTTAGGAATTTACTTGACGAAACTGTAGTGCTGGAGAGTCCGAGGGACATTGTCCTCAAGCTGATCAAGAAGATGAATCCGGATGTTTATTTGCAGGGGGTTGTGAATGGCCCCTACAGTGCTCCCTTCTTCGTTACACGGTTTAGGGAGGCCCTTTTCCATTACTCTTCTCTGTTCGATATGCTGGAGACCACTGTGCCTCGTGACATTCACGAGAGGCTGCTGATTGAGAAACAGATAATTGGATGGGAGGCAATAAATGTCATTGCATGTGAAGGCGCAGAGAGGATTGAGAGGCCAGAGACTTACAAGCAGTGGCAGGTGCGGAACATGAGAGCCGGATTTAGGCAACTTCCATTAAACCGGGAGATCATGAACACAGCCAAAGAAAGGGTGAAAACACGCTACCACAAGGATTTTGTGATCGACAAGGATGGTCGCTGGATGCTGCTGGGTTGGAAAGGAAGAATTGTCTTTGCACTTTCTTCTTGGAAGCCAGCTTACTAA
- the LOC127810161 gene encoding uncharacterized protein LOC127810161 isoform X1, protein MSGAGAPDFFYREAQRLGYVARSAFKLLQMQKQYKLIKPGSSVLDLGCAPGAWLQVACQSLGPVKNGGLVVGIDLKKVKVPSVHCDARVQTVCADVMNLPKNLIRALSPQQRGFSVILSDMCPPVSGITTKDAALSAELGMRALDLAIGRTAPSDQNIQGEAQTNDPDCGVLLPGGHLVIKLLESEDVRELNQICKPLFRKASWLRPKATRSSSREIYLISQELL, encoded by the exons aTGAGCGGAGCAGGGGCACCAGATTTCTTCTATAGAGAGGCTCAGCGTCTGGGCTACGTTGCTCGCTCTGCCTTCAAG CTGCTTCAGATGCAAAAACAGTACAAACTGATAAAGCCTGGTTCTTCTGTTCTTGACCTCGGTTGTGCTCCTGGTGCCTGGCTtcag GTGGCTTGTCAGAGCTTGGGACCAGTGAAAAATGGGGGCTTGGTTGTGGGCATTGATCTGAAG AAGGTGAAGGTTCCGTCTGTCCACTGTGATGCAAGGGTTCAGACTGTTTGTGCTGATGTCATGAATCTTCCCAAAAACCTAATTAGAGCGCTATCTCCTCAG CAGCGAGGGTTTTCAGTCATACTCTCAGATATGTGCCCCCCAGTTTCTGGAATCACAACTAAGGATGCAGCACTATCTGCTGAGTTGGGGATGCGAGCGCTTGATTTGGCTATTGGAAGGACTGCCCCATCAGATCAAAATATTCAAGGGGAGGCTCAAACGAATGATCCAGATTGTGGCGTATTACTACCCGGGGGCCACCTCGTCATTAAGCTTCTAGAGAGTGAAGACGTGCGAG aattaaatcaaatttgTAAACCCCTCTTTAGAAAGGCATCATGGTTGAGGCCTAAAGCTACTAGATCATCTTCCAGAGAGATCTATTTGATAAGTCAGGAATTGCTATAG
- the LOC127810161 gene encoding uncharacterized protein LOC127810161 isoform X2 gives MSGAGAPDFFYREAQRLGYVARSAFKLLQMQKQYKLIKPGSSVLDLGCAPGAWLQVACQSLGPVKNGGLVVGIDLKKVKVPSVHCDARVQTVCADVMNLPKNLIRALSPQRGFSVILSDMCPPVSGITTKDAALSAELGMRALDLAIGRTAPSDQNIQGEAQTNDPDCGVLLPGGHLVIKLLESEDVRELNQICKPLFRKASWLRPKATRSSSREIYLISQELL, from the exons aTGAGCGGAGCAGGGGCACCAGATTTCTTCTATAGAGAGGCTCAGCGTCTGGGCTACGTTGCTCGCTCTGCCTTCAAG CTGCTTCAGATGCAAAAACAGTACAAACTGATAAAGCCTGGTTCTTCTGTTCTTGACCTCGGTTGTGCTCCTGGTGCCTGGCTtcag GTGGCTTGTCAGAGCTTGGGACCAGTGAAAAATGGGGGCTTGGTTGTGGGCATTGATCTGAAG AAGGTGAAGGTTCCGTCTGTCCACTGTGATGCAAGGGTTCAGACTGTTTGTGCTGATGTCATGAATCTTCCCAAAAACCTAATTAGAGCGCTATCTCCTCAG CGAGGGTTTTCAGTCATACTCTCAGATATGTGCCCCCCAGTTTCTGGAATCACAACTAAGGATGCAGCACTATCTGCTGAGTTGGGGATGCGAGCGCTTGATTTGGCTATTGGAAGGACTGCCCCATCAGATCAAAATATTCAAGGGGAGGCTCAAACGAATGATCCAGATTGTGGCGTATTACTACCCGGGGGCCACCTCGTCATTAAGCTTCTAGAGAGTGAAGACGTGCGAG aattaaatcaaatttgTAAACCCCTCTTTAGAAAGGCATCATGGTTGAGGCCTAAAGCTACTAGATCATCTTCCAGAGAGATCTATTTGATAAGTCAGGAATTGCTATAG
- the LOC127810160 gene encoding protein FIZZY-RELATED 3, producing MASTPPRRKSGINLPATMSESSLRLEPLRGVSNLHSPRTMSPRTISNLSSSPAKSVTCSDRFIPCRSSSRLHTFGLVEKASPSKEGGCGGSGNGSEAYSRLLKSELFGSDFGCFVSSAGQASPMSPSRNMLRFKTDHSGPNSPYSPSILGHSGGFPSEPSTPPKPPRKVPKTPHKVLDAPSLQDDFYLNLVDWSSQNVLAVGLGTCVYLWNATTSKVTKLCDLGPSDGVCSVQWTREGSYISIGTNLGQVQVWDGTQCKKVRTMGGHQTRTGVLAWSSRILSSGSRDRNILQHDLRVPNDFVSKLVGHKSEVCGLKWSHDDRELASGGNDNQLLVWNQHSQQPVLKLTEHTAAVKAIAWSPHQSSLLASGGGTADRCIRFWNTTNGNQLNSVDTGSQVCNLAWSKNVNELVSTHGYSQNQIMVWKYPSMAKVATLTGHSLRVLYLAMSPDGQTIVTGAGDETLRFWNVFPSMKTPTPVKDTGVWSLGRTHIR from the exons ATGGCGTCGACCCCCCCACGGCGCAAAAGCGGGATCAACCTGCCGGCCACCATGTCGGAGTCATCTCTCCGGCTGGAGCCGCTTCGAggcgtctcgaacctccactCGCCGAGGACGATGTCACCGCGGACGATCTCGAACCTGTCGTCGTCGCCGGCCAAGTCCGTGACTTGCAGTGACCGGTTCATTCCCTGCCGGTCGTCGTCGAGGCTCCACACGTTCGGGCTCGTGGAGAAGGCGTCGCCGTCGAAGGAGGGTGGCTGCGGCGGAAGCGGAAACGGAAGCGAGGCCTATTCGAGGTTGTTGAAATCGGAGCTTTTTGGGTCTGATTTTGGGTGTTTTGTTTCTTCTGCAGGTCAAGCGTCGCCGATGAGTCCGAGCAGGAACATGCTGCGCTTCAAGACGGATCATTCCGGGCCCAACTCCCCCTACTCGCCGTCGATTCTGGGTCATAGTGGCGGCTTTCCGTCGGAGCCTTCGACGCCGCCGAAGCCGCCTAGGAAGGTCCCCAAGACGCCCCACAAG GTTCTAGATGCCCCATCACTCCAAGATGACTTCTACCTTAATTTGGTCGATTGGTCGTCGCAGAATGTGCTTGCCGTTGGATTGGGTACCTGCGTTTATCTATGGAATGCAACAACCAGCAAA GTAACGAAGTTGTGCGATTTGGGACCTAGCGATGGGGTGTGCTCGGTCCAATGGACTCGAGAGGGTTCATACATTTCAATTGGTACAAACTTGGGTCAAGTTCAGGTATGGGATGGGACTCAATGCAAGAAGGTGAGAACCATGGGTGGGCATCAAACGAGGACCGGTGTCCTGGCTTGGAGTTCGCGTATACTATCTTCCGGGAGTAGAGACAGAAACATACTTCAACATGATCTTCGTGTGCCCAATGATTTCGTCAGCAAGCTTGTTGGCCACAAATCCGAG GTCTGTGGATTGAAATGGTCTCATGATGACCGGGAACTTGCATCGGGAGGCAATGATAATCAG CTTCTAGTATGGAACCAGCATTCTCAGCAGCCTGTTCTGAAACTGACGGAGCACACAGCCGCTGTCAAGGCCATTGCCTGGTCGCCCCACCAGAGCAGCCTTCTGGCATCTGGAGGTGGAACTGCTGATCGCTGCATTCGCTTCTGGAACACCACAAACGGCAATCAGTTGAACAGTGTCGACACCGGGAGCCAG GTGTGCAATCTGGCATGGAGCAAAAATGTGAATGAGCTAGTGAGCACTCATGGCTATTCCCAGAATCAAATTATGGTGTGGAAATATCCATCAATGGCCAAG GTTGCTACTCTAACTGGCCATAGTTTGCGGGTGCTATATCTTGCTATGTCACCAGATGGCCAG ACAATAGTGACTGGAGCAGGAGATGAGACCTTGCGGTTCTGGAATGTATTCCCATCGATGAAAACACCA ACACCAGTCAAAGACACAGGCGTTTGGTCATTGGGAAGAACCCATATAAGATGA